The window ACGCTCAAAGAGGCGTACGAGGACGTGGAGAAGTATCAGGCGCGCATCCGTGACTACCTGAAGGCCAACAAAGTCCCTGATGAGTCCGTCCGGTTCAGTACGATTAACACGGGCACAATTGACGAACGGAACGACAATTATCAGGAGACCGGCCGCATCCTCGCTTACACCTGCCATCTATCCTTCGAGATTCAAAGCGACAAGGTGAAGGAAGTCACCGACCTCTCCAGCCGAGCGTCTGAGCTGATCAAAGAAGACATACCGCTCGACTCGAACTCCCCCGAGTACATTTATACCAAGCTGTCGGATCTCCGCATCGAAATGCTGGGCGAGGCGTCCAGGGACGCTCGCGCGCGGGCCGAGAAGATCGCCGAGAGCGCGGGGGTCAAGATCGGCGCGTTACGCACGGCTCGGATGGGTGTATTTCAGGTGACCCCGCGCAATTCCACGGATGTCAGCGATTACGGCACTTACGACACATCGTCTCTGGAGAAGGATATCACTTCTGTCGTCTCGCTAAGCTTCGCCGTCGAGTAGTCTTCCTTGTTCCCTGTTCCCTGCTCCTTGTTCCGATAGCCCCTCACCCCCGCCTCCATGAGTAGCCTTGTCACGCAATTGAAGGCCTTCCCGCGAGCATTCTGGATGCTCAACACGATCGAGATGATCGAGCGGCTTGCCTACTACGGCATGCGAACGGTAATTCCGATCTACATTGCCCAGGCAGACAATGTCGGCGGCTTGCACTTCACGCAGTTGCAGAAGGGGCTCATCTTCTTCTATTGGGCGCTCGTGCAATCGCTGGTGCCGATGTTTTCGGGCGGCTTTGCGGACCGCTACGGCTATAAGAAGACGATCGCGCTCAGCGTCGGCTTGACGGCCGGCGGATATTTGCTGATGGCAACCCAGCGCGAGTACTGGCCGTTTCTGTTTTCCTGCTGCGTGCTCGCCCTCGGGACGGCCATCTTCAAGCCCGGGATTCAGGGCACACTGGTCCGCTCGATCAGCAAGGAAAACTCGTCGGTCGGCTGGGGCACATTCTACATGGTGGTGAATGTCGGCGGCTTTCTCGGGCCGCCGCTCGCGCATTTTCTCTACGGTATTTCCTGGCCGGCAGTCTTCATCGGTTGCGCGTGCATTGTCAGCCTGAATTTGCTGATGCTGCTCACCTACCAAGAGGTTCCGGCCGGTGGCGATCCGCGCGGCACGCCGCTGACGATCTTCAAAACGACTTGCGTCAACATGGCGCGTCCGTGGTGGTTGATTCCTGCCGCCGCTGGCCTGATTCTGTTGGCCTTCGTGTTCCCCCTGGCGCAGAATATTCGACTCGGAGTCGTGTTCGTTTCGCTCGGGGCCCTCGTCGTTCGTACGACCCGCGTCGGCGCCTTCATCTGGCTGATGTCCGGCTTCTGGCTGATGTTCATGCAGCTATTTGACATGCTGCCCAACTTTATCGTAGATTGGGTGGACAGTTCGAGCATCGTCAGCGCATTGGGCCTCCCGAGTTGGATGACCAACGCGACGCCCCGCGGCACGATGATCTCGCAGGAGTGGATGATCAACGCCAACTCCGGCCTCATCGTGGTTTGCGTGATCTTTGTCTCCTGGCTCGTCTCGCGGATGCGCCGGCTGACGTCGATCCTGATCGGCATGTCCATCTCCGCTTTCGGCCTCGTATTCGCGGGCTTCACGATGTCCGGCTATCTGTGCATCCTCGGCATCTTCTGCTTCAGTGTCGGCGAAATGCTGGCGAGTCCGAAGATGAACGAGTATCTCGGCATTATCGCGCCGGAGGGGCAGAAGGCGCTCTACATGGGCTACGCCAATATTCCGCTGGCCATCGGCTGGAGCTATGGCTCGCTGATGGGCGGCGAGGTCTATGACCGCATGGGTGACAAGGCCAACCTCTCGCTCAACTATTTGGCGAGCAAGTTCGGTATCACGAGCGACCTCTCGCAGAATGCCATCGTGGCAAAGGTGCAGGCGGCCGGTGCCGATTCGGCCCAGGCTGTGCAGGCGGTCTCCGACGCCTTTGTGCAGGGCGAAGGCATTGCGCGCGCCAAGGCGACCGCATTTCTCGGCACCATTTCCGGCATGGACGCGGTGCAGGTCACGAACACGCTATGGCACACTTATCATCCGTACAAACTCTGGTACCAGTTCGCGGCCATCGGCATCGCGTCCGCCGTCGGCATTGCGATCTACTCGCACTTCGCCCATAAGTGGCAATCGCAGGACGTTTGACCTCGGCCTCCCTCAGACTGCTGAGCGGCCCCACCCTCATCCGGCTATGACGGCTCCCTCCCCAATTGTTCCCGCCCAACGCACCGATCACATCACGTATGCGGTACGTGATGTCGTCGTGCTTGCCAATCAAGTCGCAAAGTCCGGCAAAGAGATGCTCTATCTCAATATCGGCGATCCGAATCAATTTGACTTCGTAACTCCGCGGCACATCGTTGAGGCCACGTATCAGGCGATGCTGGCCAATCAGAATGGGTATTCGCCCTCCTCCGGCATTGCCTCGGCGGTGGCGGCGGTCGAGCGCGAAGCCGCCCGCAAGGGCATTCGCGAAATCCGGGACGTGTTCATGACGACCGGCGCCAGTGAGGCCATCGATCTCTGCCTGACCGCGCTGGTCAACCCCGGTGAGAACGTCCTCCTCCCCACTCCGGGCTATCCGTTGTACAGTGCGATTCTTTGCAAGCTCGGCGCCGTGGAGAATCCGTACTACCTTGATGAGTCGAACGGCTGGCAGCCGAACATCGAAGACATTCGCGGAAGAATCAATGACAAGACGCGCGCAATTGTCATGATCAACCCGAACAATCCGACCGGCTCAGTTTGCAGTCGCGCGACGTTGCAGGGGCTGGTCCAGCTGGCGCTTGAGCATGGCCTGGTGATCTTTGCCGACGAGATTTATGACAAGCTGATCCTTGATGACAACCCGCACGTCTCGATTGCTTCCTTGAGCGCCGATGCGCCCGTGATTACCTTCAACGGGCTTTCCAAGTCCTATGTCGTGCCCGGTTTTCGCATTGGCTGGGGCATCGTGAGCGGGCCAACCAAGAAGCTCGCGCAATACGTCGAAGCCATCAACAAGCTCCTGCGCGCGCGGCTCTGCGCGAATCACCCCGAGCAGCACGCGATTCAGCCCGCGCTCGAGGGAGATCAGTCGCACATCGCGGAAGTCAACGCCCGGTTGCGCCGTCGTCGCGATCTCACCGTCCGGGAGTTGAATGCGATCCCGGGGATCTCCTGCCTGAAGCCTGAGGGCGCGTTCTATGCCTTTCCGCGTCTGCACATTAAGGGCTCCGATCACGATTTCTGCGCGGAACTCTTGCGCGAGACGGGCGTGGTCGTCGTGCCCGGCAGCGGCTTCGGACAGGTTCCCGGCACGCAGCACTTTCGCGTCGTGATCTTGCCGCCAGACGATATTCTGCAAAAGGCGTTCACCGCACTTCGAGAGTTCATGCAGCGGCACGGCAAGAAGTACGGCATCACCGAGTAGCGCCGCACGGGCTTGTTGCCGAAATCGGAATCCGCCGAGCGGGGACTGCGTCCCCGCCGGAATTGACGGCAGCCAAACTCCGTCGTGCTTCAATCGGTATCAAATAGCCTCAGATTCCGGCCGCGCGGAAACGCGCGGCTCGGCCATCGCCTTTCGGCAACAAGCCCGCCCGGCGGTTTTCGCGGATCTCCCGCCACTCCTCACGATCGCGGGCCCCGGCGCTAACCGGATGCCGTTCTGAATTTCTGTCTTGCTGAATTTCTGAGTTTTTGCAACTCACAGGAAAGCCCTCGATCCGCTCGAGGGCTTTCTGCATTATCAACCTGTTGAAAGTGAACAGGGTCTCCTGACTTCACATCCCCCAAGCGGCGTCACCCGTGACGTGACGCGCCGCGCGCGGAGTCTCTCCAATCCCCCGCCGAAATCCGGCAAGCGTTCACGGCACCGCCGCCGTCAGCACATTCAGCAATGGCTCAGGAAAGAGCCCGATGACCAGGATGACAAGCGCCGAAACCGCCAGCGCCGCGCGATAAGGCAGCGGATCGGCTACTGTCAGTTCGCCTTCGGCCTTCGTCATGTAGAGCAAGACGATGATCCGCAGGTAATAGTACGCCGCCACCGCGCTGTTCAGCAAGCCGACGATTGCCAGCATCACGTGTCCCTGCTGAATCGCCGCGGAAAACACATAGAGTTTGCCGAAGAATCCCGCCATCGGCGGAATACCCGTCAGCGACAGCATGAAGACCGTCATGGTGATGCCCAGCAGCGGATGTGCGAATCCCATCCCGCGCAAGTCCTCATATCCGTACTTGCCGTCCGTTTTTCGGTTCAAGAGGATAAGCACGGCGAACGCGCCGAGATTCATGAACGAATAGGCCACGAGGTAATAGGCGGTCGCCGCGAACGCGGCTTTCGTGCCCGCGACGATCCCGACCAGCAGATAACCCGCGTGCGCAATCGACGAATAGGCCAACATCCGTTTGAGACTCGTCTGCTTTAGCGCAACCACGTTACCGACGGTCATCGTAATCATCGCCAGCCACGTCAGGGCATCCACCCAAAGTACCGACGATCCGGCCATCGTGATCCCGAATACGCGGATCAGCGCGACGAATGCCGCCGCCTTGGGCCCCGTGGACATGAACCCGGTGATGGTGGTCGGCGCGCCCTCGTAAACGTCGGGTGACCAGAAGTGGAACGGCACCGCCGCGACCTTGAACGCGAATCCGACCAGCAACAAGGCGATGCCCGCGATGAGCATGGACTCAGGTTGGAATCCCTGCGCAAAGAACGCCTGCATTTCGACATAGTCAACGCTGCCGATCGCGCCGTACAGGAGCGCAATCCCATAGAGCAGGAAGCCGCTCGAGAACGCGCCAAGAATCAGATACTTCATGCTGGCTTCGGTCGAACGCAAGTCACCGCGCTGCAAACCGGCCAGTACATAAAGACCAATCGACATGACCTCGAGACCGAGGAAGAACAGCAGCAGATTGGCCGCGCTGACCATCACCATCATCCCGAACACCGACATCAGCACGAGCGAATAGTACTCGCCGAGCCGGATGCCTCGTTGTTGGATGTAGTGCGGAGAGTACAGTACCGTCAGCACTCCGATGATCGAAAACACGACCTTGAACACGGAACTCATGCCGTCCGAGTAAACCGTTCCGGCAAACGCGAGCGTTCCGTCGCCCCAGGTCGCCAACGCGGCGATTCCGGCCGCAACGAAACCCAGCCCCGCGAGCACCGGCAGCGAGCCCGAGCGCCATCCGCCCTTTACCACATCCGCGACGATCACAACCAGCGTGGTGATCACGAGCACAGTCTCGGGCAGGACGGCCTGCAGGTCTATGATGGAGAGCGAATTCATGACTACGGCAGGAGCATTTGGGTCATGTTCGTGGTCTGAAACTTCGTCAGCACGAGCTCAAGCGATGGGATCATGCGCTCGAGAAACGGCTGCGGATACACGCCGATCCAAACCGCAAGTCCGGCCAGCACGACAATCGGCAGCGCCTCGCGCGCCGATACATCCTTCAATTTCAGATTCTCTTCGTGGACGATCGGTCCGAAGAACATTCGCTGATAGGCCCACAGCAGATACACGGCGGCGAAGATCACTCCTGACGCGCCGATCACCGCATACCACGGGTTGGCCGCAAACGTCCCCAGCAAAATCAGAAACTCGCCGACAAACCCGTTCAGCCCCGGCAATCCGATCGACGAGAGCGCGATAATCGAGAACAGCGCGGCGTACACCGGCATGACTTTCGCAATCCCGCCGTAATCCGCCAACATGCGTGTGTGGCGGCGGTCATAGACAACGCCGACCAGCAGGAACAGGGCCCCGGTGGAGATCCCATGGTTGATCTGTTGCAAGAGCGAACCGCTCAGCCCCTCGATATTCAGCGCGAACGTCCCGAGCATCACAAATCCGAGGTGCGCGACGGAGGAATAAGCGACCAGCTTCTTGACATCTTTCTGTACCATGGCGACCAGCGCGCCATAGGTGATCCCGATCAGCGCGAGCACGCTGATGATCGGCACATATTCAACCGATGTTTGCGGAAACATCGGCAGGCAAAAGCGCAGGAAACCATAGGTCCCCATCTTGAGCAGCACCCCCGCCAGAATCACCGAGCCCGCCGTCGGCGCCTCGGTATGGGCGTCGGGCAGCCAGGTGTGCAGCGGGAACAACGGTACTTTGATCGCGAACGCCAGCGCGAACGACAGGAATAGCCAGGTCTGCACGTCCATCGGGAACTTGGCCTGTTCCGTCGCCAGAATGAGATTGAAGGTATTCAGCCCGGTCGTCGGATCGGTCGTGTGGAAGTAGATGTAGAGGATGCCGACGAGCATCAGGACCGACCCGGCCATCGTGAACAGGAAGAACTTCACGGTGGCATAGACTCGCCGCGCACCGCCCCAGACTCCGATTAGAAAGAACATCGGTACCAGCATCACTTCCCACATCACGTAGAAGACGAACAGATCGAGCGCGCAGAAAACGCCGATCATGCCCGCTTCCAGCAGCAGGAAGAAGAAATGGTACTCCTTGATCCGCTCGTGAATGCTGCCCCACGAACTGATAATGCACAGCACCGACAGCAGCGTCGTCAGCAGCACCAGATACAGACTGATCCCGTCAACCCCGAGGTGCCATTCGGCGCCAATCGTCGAGATCCACGGCCCTCGCTCGACCAGTTGATACGCCGCCTGCCCGGGAACAAAATTCGCATAGACGCCGAGGGAAACGGCGAACGCCGCCAGCGAGCCGCCCAGCGCGATCCACCGCACACTCGCTTCCGCCGAGCGCGGCACCAGCAGCATCAGCAGTGCGGTGATCGCTGGAATGGCAATGCAGAGGGACAGTAACATAATTTAGATCAATACCCACATGAAGACGGTGAGCAACACCAGCACGCCCAGCCCCATGAACAGCGCGTAGTTTTGCACGACACCGGTTTGCACCTGTCTCACCACACCGCCGACGCCCGTGAAGAACGATCCGATTCCGTTCACCAATCCGTCGATGGTCCCCTGATCGAAGTACTTCGCCAGCAGTTCTGAGCCCGCTACGATCGGCTTGGAAATCACCGTATCGTAGATCTGGTCCACCCAGTACTTGTTGAGCAGCAAGTGGTGGCCGCCGCTCTTGCCGAGACTCTCGACCAGCGCGGACTTCTTCATGTACCACGAATAAGCGAGGTAGATCCCGGTCAATGCCACCGCCACGGACAGGATCATCAGCACATATTCCGCCGTCGGCGTATGCATCACGACCAGCTCTTCGATACCCTCACCTTCCGGCTGCATGACCGGCTTCAGCCATTCCTCAAACCGGTTGTGGCCACCGAGGGCATGCGGCAAACCGATGTAGCCGCCGATAATCGACAATCCGGCCAGCACCATCAGCGGCACGGTCATCACCTTGGACGACTCGTGAACATGGTGCTCCGCTGCCTTCGACCCGCGGAACTTGCCGAAAAACGTCAGATAGAGCAGCCGGAACATATAGAAAGCCGTGCAAAATGCGGCGCACAGGGCAACGATCCACAGGACATAGTGCTCGTGCTCAAACGTCTTCCAGAGGATTTCGTCTTTGGAAAAGAACCCTGCCAGCCCCGGCACCCCGGCAATTGCCAGAGTTCCGATGGCAAACGTGAGATAAGTGGCCGGCATCTTCGACTTCAGCCCGCCCATTTGCCGAATATCCTGCTCCCCGGACATCCCGTGAATTACCGAGCCGGAGCCCAGAAACAGCAGACCTTTGAAGAATGCGTGCGTCATCAAGTGAAAAATCGCCGCGACATAAGCCCCCACACCTGCCGCCAGAAACATGAAGCCAAGTTGACTGACCGTCGAATAGGCCAGCACCTTCTTGATATCATTCTGCACCAGACCGATCGTCGCCGCGAAGATCGCCGTCCCCGCGCCCACGATCGCCACGGTTTCGCTGGCCACCGGGGACAGTGAGAAGAAGAAGTTAGAGCGCACCACCATATAGACGCCCGCCGTCACCATCGTCGCGGCGTGGATCAGCGCCGACACCGGCGTCGGACCGGCCATCGCATCGGGCAGCCACACATACAACGGAAATTGCGCCGACTTGCCGACCGCGCCCGTAAACAGCAGCAGACAGATCGTCGTGATCACGCCCGCGCCGACCGGATAAACCTGTGCCATCGGCATCACCTTGGTAAACTGCAAGGTGCCGAACGTGCTCCAAATCAGGAAGATCGCGAGCAGAAACCCGAAGTCGCCGATGCGATTGACAATGAACGCCTTCTTGCCCGCGCTCGCCTTGGCTTCATCCGTGTACCAGAATCCGATCAGCAGATAAGAGCACAACCCCACCCCTTCCCAGCCGACGAACATCAACAGGTAGTTGTTGCCCATCACGAGCAAGAGCATGAAGAAGACGAACAGATTCAGGTAGATAAAGAACTTCCTGAACCCCTCGTCGCCGTGCATGTAGCCGATCGAGTAGATATGGATCAGGAACGACACGCCCGTCACGACCAGCATCATCACGAGCGAGAGCGGATCGATCAGGAAAGCGGCCGCGGCCTCGAATCGTCCGGCGGCGATCCACGTGAACAGCTCCTGTTCAAACCTCCGGTCCGCGGCGGACATTCCCAGCATCTGGAAGAAAGTGCCGACCGTCACCACGAAGCTCGCGCCGATCATCCCGGCCGCCACGACTCCCGGCACCGGCTCCTTGACGTGGCGCAGCACCAGGGTGTTCAGGACCACACCGATCAGCGGAAACAGGGGAACGAGATAGACAAGCTCAAGCATCGTTCACCACTTCATCAGGTTTGCGGAATCGATATCCATCGTTCCGCGCTGCCGCCACAGCGAAATCAGAATCGCGAGACCCACGGCCACTTCCGCCGCGGCCACGCACAGCACAAAGAACACCATTAACTGCCCGTTCAAATCGCCCGTGAATTTGGCAATCGCGATGAACGTCAGGTTGACCGCGTTCAGCATGAGTTCCACCGACATCAGAATCACGATCAGGTTCTTGCGGGTTAGCACGCCCAGCACGCCGATCGCGAACAACACCGCCGAGAGCAGCAGGTAGTGCGAAAGTTCAATCTGCACGGCCAGCCTCCGCGTCATCCGGCTTGCGAATCAGGGCCACCGCGCCGATCACCGCCAGCAGCAATAGCACCGACACGACCTCGAACGCATAGACATACTTGCTGAACAGCAGCACGCCGATCTCGCTCACCGTCCCGTATCCCCCCGGCAGCTCGGCATGGGCGGGGATCCCCACGGCCATGCTCATGATGCTCAGGAAGATCGTCAGCAGTAGCAGGCCGGCCACCGCGATCCCCGCGAATTTCCAGACAGCGGGGATCTGCTCTTGAATCGGCTTCAGATTCAGGAGCATGATTACAAACAACATGAGTACGATTACCGCGCCCGCATAGACGATGATTTGCGTCACCGCCACGAACGGCGCGGACAAGAGCACATAAAACCCGGCCAGCGAGAACATCGTCACGACCAGGTACAGCGCGCTTGCGATGGGAGAGGGAGACGTGATTACCAGCAGCGCGGAAAGAATGGCTGCCAGGCTCAGAACCGTGAAAAGTACGGTTTCCATGAAGTGAAGGTGAGAATCGGCCCCGCGGTCCGTCGCAATCCGACGGAGCCGGAGGCAATATAACGGTTCGCCTGTAGATTGTCAACCGCTTTGTGAAGAATTGCGCGAACCGCTGTTGAGTTTCGCCAGCTCCTCGACAAATTCGTTCACGTTGCCGTAGCGGTTAAACACTGACGCGAAACGGACATAGGCCACTTCGTCGGTCCCCGCCAGCTGACCCAGAATCCACTCGCCAATCTGGCGGCTGCTGACTTCGTTGCCTTCCGCGGCCAGTGCCGCGGCCTCCACGGCGCGCGTCATCTGATCGATCCGCTCGAGGGCGACCGGGCGCTTGTTGCACGCGATGGAAATCCCGCGATAGACTTTGTTGCGATCAAACGGCTCGCGATTGCCGTCGCTCTTGGCCACAAACACAACCTGTTCTTCCGGCGCTTCGTATGTCGTATAGCGGCTGCTGCATGCGGAACACTCGCGTCGTCGCCGCGTCGCCCGCCCTTCCCGGGCCGGCCGCGAATCAATCACACGGTCTTCATCGACTCCGCAATACGGACATTTCATGTTCTTCTCTCCCCCCACCCAGTGGGGGGACCAAGGGGGTCGTATTGACTCGCGGCGGCACGTCTCTGCATCGCCGAGCTGGATTAAGGCTTCGCAACCCGGCCGGAGTCACGCCTTTCTTTCGCCGAGGCACGCGTCCTCGCGTGCCCGGAATCGGAGAGTCCGCCGCACCCGAGCAGGGTCTCCAGACCCTGCCGGAATCACGCTCAGAATTCCAGCATTTCAGCGTTTCAGAGTCTCAGTGTTTACTCTTCCCTGAGCACCAGCGGCTTCGGATAAAGCGGAAAAACCTTCACGAGCTCGGTCACGCTGGACTTGATCTTCGCCAGTTCCGCGTCGTCTTCCTGATGTAGCAACGCGCGATT is drawn from candidate division KSB1 bacterium and contains these coding sequences:
- the nrdR gene encoding transcriptional repressor NrdR; translation: MKCPYCGVDEDRVIDSRPAREGRATRRRRECSACSSRYTTYEAPEEQVVFVAKSDGNREPFDRNKVYRGISIACNKRPVALERIDQMTRAVEAAALAAEGNEVSSRQIGEWILGQLAGTDEVAYVRFASVFNRYGNVNEFVEELAKLNSGSRNSSQSG
- the nuoK gene encoding NADH-quinone oxidoreductase subunit NuoK, whose product is MTRRLAVQIELSHYLLLSAVLFAIGVLGVLTRKNLIVILMSVELMLNAVNLTFIAIAKFTGDLNGQLMVFFVLCVAAAEVAVGLAILISLWRQRGTMDIDSANLMKW
- a CDS encoding aminotransferase class I/II-fold pyridoxal phosphate-dependent enzyme → MTAPSPIVPAQRTDHITYAVRDVVVLANQVAKSGKEMLYLNIGDPNQFDFVTPRHIVEATYQAMLANQNGYSPSSGIASAVAAVEREAARKGIREIRDVFMTTGASEAIDLCLTALVNPGENVLLPTPGYPLYSAILCKLGAVENPYYLDESNGWQPNIEDIRGRINDKTRAIVMINPNNPTGSVCSRATLQGLVQLALEHGLVIFADEIYDKLILDDNPHVSIASLSADAPVITFNGLSKSYVVPGFRIGWGIVSGPTKKLAQYVEAINKLLRARLCANHPEQHAIQPALEGDQSHIAEVNARLRRRRDLTVRELNAIPGISCLKPEGAFYAFPRLHIKGSDHDFCAELLRETGVVVVPGSGFGQVPGTQHFRVVILPPDDILQKAFTALREFMQRHGKKYGITE
- a CDS encoding MFS transporter — protein: MSSLVTQLKAFPRAFWMLNTIEMIERLAYYGMRTVIPIYIAQADNVGGLHFTQLQKGLIFFYWALVQSLVPMFSGGFADRYGYKKTIALSVGLTAGGYLLMATQREYWPFLFSCCVLALGTAIFKPGIQGTLVRSISKENSSVGWGTFYMVVNVGGFLGPPLAHFLYGISWPAVFIGCACIVSLNLLMLLTYQEVPAGGDPRGTPLTIFKTTCVNMARPWWLIPAAAGLILLAFVFPLAQNIRLGVVFVSLGALVVRTTRVGAFIWLMSGFWLMFMQLFDMLPNFIVDWVDSSSIVSALGLPSWMTNATPRGTMISQEWMINANSGLIVVCVIFVSWLVSRMRRLTSILIGMSISAFGLVFAGFTMSGYLCILGIFCFSVGEMLASPKMNEYLGIIAPEGQKALYMGYANIPLAIGWSYGSLMGGEVYDRMGDKANLSLNYLASKFGITSDLSQNAIVAKVQAAGADSAQAVQAVSDAFVQGEGIARAKATAFLGTISGMDAVQVTNTLWHTYHPYKLWYQFAAIGIASAVGIAIYSHFAHKWQSQDV
- a CDS encoding NADH-quinone oxidoreductase subunit N, with protein sequence MNSLSIIDLQAVLPETVLVITTLVVIVADVVKGGWRSGSLPVLAGLGFVAAGIAALATWGDGTLAFAGTVYSDGMSSVFKVVFSIIGVLTVLYSPHYIQQRGIRLGEYYSLVLMSVFGMMVMVSAANLLLFFLGLEVMSIGLYVLAGLQRGDLRSTEASMKYLILGAFSSGFLLYGIALLYGAIGSVDYVEMQAFFAQGFQPESMLIAGIALLLVGFAFKVAAVPFHFWSPDVYEGAPTTITGFMSTGPKAAAFVALIRVFGITMAGSSVLWVDALTWLAMITMTVGNVVALKQTSLKRMLAYSSIAHAGYLLVGIVAGTKAAFAATAYYLVAYSFMNLGAFAVLILLNRKTDGKYGYEDLRGMGFAHPLLGITMTVFMLSLTGIPPMAGFFGKLYVFSAAIQQGHVMLAIVGLLNSAVAAYYYLRIIVLLYMTKAEGELTVADPLPYRAALAVSALVILVIGLFPEPLLNVLTAAVP
- the nuoL gene encoding NADH-quinone oxidoreductase subunit L — translated: MLELVYLVPLFPLIGVVLNTLVLRHVKEPVPGVVAAGMIGASFVVTVGTFFQMLGMSAADRRFEQELFTWIAAGRFEAAAAFLIDPLSLVMMLVVTGVSFLIHIYSIGYMHGDEGFRKFFIYLNLFVFFMLLLVMGNNYLLMFVGWEGVGLCSYLLIGFWYTDEAKASAGKKAFIVNRIGDFGFLLAIFLIWSTFGTLQFTKVMPMAQVYPVGAGVITTICLLLFTGAVGKSAQFPLYVWLPDAMAGPTPVSALIHAATMVTAGVYMVVRSNFFFSLSPVASETVAIVGAGTAIFAATIGLVQNDIKKVLAYSTVSQLGFMFLAAGVGAYVAAIFHLMTHAFFKGLLFLGSGSVIHGMSGEQDIRQMGGLKSKMPATYLTFAIGTLAIAGVPGLAGFFSKDEILWKTFEHEHYVLWIVALCAAFCTAFYMFRLLYLTFFGKFRGSKAAEHHVHESSKVMTVPLMVLAGLSIIGGYIGLPHALGGHNRFEEWLKPVMQPEGEGIEELVVMHTPTAEYVLMILSVAVALTGIYLAYSWYMKKSALVESLGKSGGHHLLLNKYWVDQIYDTVISKPIVAGSELLAKYFDQGTIDGLVNGIGSFFTGVGGVVRQVQTGVVQNYALFMGLGVLVLLTVFMWVLI
- a CDS encoding SIMPL domain-containing protein — its product is MERSTNTIGLVAIAVAIALFGLLAQRGFVASKRTADVVTVTGSAKKAIVSDYVTWRASVRSQRATLKEAYEDVEKYQARIRDYLKANKVPDESVRFSTINTGTIDERNDNYQETGRILAYTCHLSFEIQSDKVKEVTDLSSRASELIKEDIPLDSNSPEYIYTKLSDLRIEMLGEASRDARARAEKIAESAGVKIGALRTARMGVFQVTPRNSTDVSDYGTYDTSSLEKDITSVVSLSFAVE
- a CDS encoding NADH-quinone oxidoreductase subunit J, producing METVLFTVLSLAAILSALLVITSPSPIASALYLVVTMFSLAGFYVLLSAPFVAVTQIIVYAGAVIVLMLFVIMLLNLKPIQEQIPAVWKFAGIAVAGLLLLTIFLSIMSMAVGIPAHAELPGGYGTVSEIGVLLFSKYVYAFEVVSVLLLLAVIGAVALIRKPDDAEAGRAD
- a CDS encoding NADH-quinone oxidoreductase subunit M is translated as MLLSLCIAIPAITALLMLLVPRSAEASVRWIALGGSLAAFAVSLGVYANFVPGQAAYQLVERGPWISTIGAEWHLGVDGISLYLVLLTTLLSVLCIISSWGSIHERIKEYHFFFLLLEAGMIGVFCALDLFVFYVMWEVMLVPMFFLIGVWGGARRVYATVKFFLFTMAGSVLMLVGILYIYFHTTDPTTGLNTFNLILATEQAKFPMDVQTWLFLSFALAFAIKVPLFPLHTWLPDAHTEAPTAGSVILAGVLLKMGTYGFLRFCLPMFPQTSVEYVPIISVLALIGITYGALVAMVQKDVKKLVAYSSVAHLGFVMLGTFALNIEGLSGSLLQQINHGISTGALFLLVGVVYDRRHTRMLADYGGIAKVMPVYAALFSIIALSSIGLPGLNGFVGEFLILLGTFAANPWYAVIGASGVIFAAVYLLWAYQRMFFGPIVHEENLKLKDVSAREALPIVVLAGLAVWIGVYPQPFLERMIPSLELVLTKFQTTNMTQMLLP